acagtatttattaagaaaaaaataaaaattatcgttttatgcattttgcggGATATCAATCATTGGAATTTGTATGTACATTCTCATTGAGATAGGACTATTCATCTGGATCTACAAATTTAATCCAATCAGCCCAAAGCGCTTACTAAAAGCGCTGACttctgctgaacgcagccaataCTTTTGCGCATGGGCACAATTTCTTGATATCCCGCAAAATACAtaaagcaataatttttatttatttcttaataaataagataattagtagataattagtttttaaaggtggagcaaattgaaacaagaatggaGCAATTCGTCTGTGCActgagaatgtacaaattctaatgattgatatcccgcaaaatgcataaagcaaattaaaaaaaaatgacaattttaaaaatggcgCTCTCGATTTCTGTTGCGCAGTcgctaaatatttttgcgcATGCGCACAATTGCTTGATAACCTCCAAACTgcataaagcaattatttacgtttttcttaataaatactgtagataattagtttttaaaggtggagcaaattgaaacaagaacGGAGCAATTTATCTGTGCTttgagaatgtacaaattctaatgattggtatcccgcaaaatgcataaaacgataatttttatttttttcttaataaatactgtagataattagtttttaaaggtggagcaaattgaaacaagaatggaGCAATTTGTCTGTGCACTGAGAATGTACATATTCTAATGATTGATATCCCGGAAAATgcataaagcaaattaaagaaaaatacaattttaaaaatggcgCTCTCGATTTCTGTTGCGCAGTCGCTAAATACTTTTGCGCATGCGCACAATTGCTTGATAACCTCCAAACTgcataaagcaattatttacgtttttcttaataaatactgtagataattagtttttaaaggtggagcaaattgaaacaagaacGGAGCAATTTATCTGTGCCttgagaatgtacaaattccaatgattgatatcctgcaaaatgcataaaacgataatttttatttttttcttaataaatactgtagataattagtttttaaaggtggagcaaattgaaacaagaatggagcaatttgtctgtgccttgagaatgtacaaattctaatgattgATATCTCGCAAACtgtataaagcaaattaaagaaaaatgaataatttaaaaaatggcgcGCTCGATTTCTGTTGCGCAGGCGCTAAGTACTGCGCATGCGcacaatttcttgataaccTCCGAACTgcataaagcaattatttacgtttttcttaataaatactgtagataattagtttgtaaaggtggagcaaattcAAACGAAAAGGGAGCAATTTTTCTGTACCTTGCGAATCtacaaattctaatgattttcgttTATATTAACGTTTACATTGTTACtaactttatcatttatttataaaaaaagtaaaatggagCAAATTATGAAACATGCATATTATGAAGCAAAGCCAAAGCAGCGCGAAGACGCCGAAATTTTGACgctgttttccttttcatgaatttcaattgacgccggcgtcaattgtGGTCATGCGACCTTTTTgccgctgaaaatgagcgtcgagcgtcagcatgaaaaggcacctttaaagcggggagcacacacttttgcacaacgcataatgcgtaagcataagaaaattgattggtctattttcttatgcacatgtgtatggaccaaacaattttcttatgcttacgcattatacgttgtgcagaagtgtgtgctccccgctttaaggtgcgatttcattgacgctagaaaccagcggcagcgtcaagaaaatgtagtgggggaagaagtttcgttgaattttgcggtacgttaaaaagttgagacggtctgaacttcttcccccactacattttcttgacgctgccgctggtttctagcgtcaatgaaatcgcaccttaagGTATATGACCATGAAGCTAGCCGAcagaaattactaaatttgataatttttaatttttctaagtgTATTTCGTTTGTAAATCGTTTGTAATTGATTGTGAGTCAGTTTTTAACCTTTGTGACCAATTAGTTtgtttgtaattaacaattttattttggccATGATGTCAGCCGacactttttaataacaaaccGATTTTTGATTTCTGATAGCTGTAATTAATAGGAAATCGTTTGTGATTTACGAATATACCAGTAAAACGTTTGTGAATTAATAAGTTTCtgagttatttgcaaaataagttCAGTTAATATGGTTAATATACTGCGCAGATAACTGCGCAGATCgctgcgcatgcgcgaaatgTACTCAAGGTTCCTGCGCACAAAGAGTGCGTCGACGTATTTCGCATGGCGGAAGTCGATGCGGTGGCCAATCACTTCTCACCTTTCTGTAACTAGCGGGCGATTATTGGCCACGCATTGCCTGTATGAAGCTAGCCGACAGAAATTACTAAATTCGAttagttttaattcttctaaGTGTATGTATTCCGTAATTGGTCACAAACGTTAAGAACTGACTCACAATCAATCACGATCgatttacaaacaaaatacaCTTAATTTACAAACGGAATACACTTAGAAGAATTAAAACCATAGTattaaagccccttgcacaatgccaggcaacaggcaataggaacaggaaataaccaaaaaatcgttaattacaacctaaaaaattcaaatgctatgattggttggcaataggcaataggcacagaatttccaacgtgacggaaactctgtgtctattgcctgtgtcactgtttattctgcatttatacatgatttctgatttctattccctgttcctattgcctgttgcctggcattgtgcaaggggcttaaaaCTAATCGAATTTAGTAATTTCTGTCGGCTAGCTTCATACAAGCAATGCGTGGCCAATAATCGCCCGCTAGTTACAGAAAGGTGAGAAGTGATTGGCCACCGCATCGACTTCCGCCATGCGAAATGCGTCGACGCACTCTTTGTGCGCAGGAGCCTTGAGTAcatttcgcgcatgcgcagcGATCTGCGCAGTTATCTgcgcagtacatacattaaccATATTAACTGaacttattttgcaaataactcaGAAACTTATTAATTCACAAACGTTTCACTGGTATATTCGTAAATCACAAACGATTTCCTATTAATTACAGCTATCAGAAATCAAAAATCggtttgttattaaaaagtgtCGGCTGACATCATggccaaaataaaattgttaattacaaacaAACTTGGTCACAAACGTTAAAAACTGACTCACAATCAATTACAAACGATTTACAAACGAAATAcacttagaaaaattaaaaattatcaaatttagtaatttctaTCGGCTAGCTTCATGGTCAtttaaggtattcctttcacgGAGGAGCGTATTTGGTAGGCGCTTAAGCAGGGCCTCAGCAAACtcttgtatattgcattaaacttatataaaatcaagttataattgattattatgtttaattataagaaaaaagtaaaaatattatgtgtatttagaaatttttcatttttcggtaaattttactgtcagaACAATATGGCAACGCTGCGCTTTTCAGGGCGCcgattgtaaaatgtgaagttgataacaaaagtgtcaatgtaagtgtcaatttcattaatcaaagaacattgtgacattttcttttatttttatcacaaagagagattttataataataatgagtgatataagaaacataaagtgAGGAGTAATGTGGGCAAAAATAAGggacaatttgtgaaaataaaagttgataataaacTGTACGTTATGAATGAAGTGTGACATGAGCGCACAGCTTGCAGCGCCAGCGTTGCCAAATAATTCCTTGAAAGTcgccataaaaaatattcatctataaaccacatttcaagtcaacttttaacataaatattttgtttaaatattcggtgactctgtatttttatcggccctatcgaaagtatagagtttagcgaatatgtagcgcagttaatatttaatatctcaagatatttgataaacaaattatataattacattgaaatgtgaaaaataaactttttcgataacgtcacatataaaatatcgaattttcaaagtcataattcttctttatatgttcggtaatgtggtttaatttttttctggcgtaaagatatgcattttaactttctcgtaccaaaaaatcagttaattctaaggctgagtttccactgagcgcgtcacgcgtcgcgtcgtcacaagttaaccaatcagaacatcccatttcattacattcttgtgacgggatcgaaatgggatgttttgattggttcaactcggacgacgcgacgcgtgacgcgctcagtggaaactcagcctaagaCTTTGGTGTcatgaaaggaataccttaaaactttgttacgtgcaatggccttttaacattggctgcgttcagccgatactccgctagcctagcaatcgtgagcagtcgctcgtttcctctcctttgatccaatggattaaaaagagaggaaaagagcgactgctcacgattgctaggctagagACCCTCtatgctaggctagcggagtttcgactgaacgcagccattgtgcaaggggcttaactgTTTTTGACAGGGTTGAAGGCGCTAACGCTCCTAACCTAAAAGCACCTAAAAGgagcaaacaaaaaaaacattaactgttaatatctcgcttcgcaggGCAGAGCGAcattttttctgccagattctttcgtttcacACAAAAACGCGTTGATTAAGCCTTAAGTTCAACGAAATCGGTGAAGAGGTcactattcttcagatttacctCGTATTTGTTGGAAAAATGGATATTCTAAAAGcggaaataataaagaaacgcAAAGAGCTAGAAGAAAGTCATGTCTTGGTATGTACAtgtattctataattttatagtcTTGCGTGattgtgtattaatatttattttaaaatatctttctcaGGAAAATAACAAGAAGTACTTTAAGAGAAGTCAATTGATATCAAAGCAGCAGGAAGTGCATGAAACTGACAAGGGAAATAATGAAGCTGTTCCTTCAAATGTCAGTCAACAATCGGAAAATCATGTAACAGACAGCAGTTCCGAACATTTGCTGTCCAGGCAAGAAGTAATTAGGCGATTACGCGAGCGGGGAGAGCCCATATTGTTATTCGGCGAATCTGAAATAGAAGCGTTCAAGAGATTAAGGAAATGTGAAATCCTTGAGCCAGAAGTAAATAAGGTAAAGTATCCATCTGCTTTACATTACTTCCATCAATTAAAAAACAGCTTactaaaaaatagaaatttgatTGCAATAATTTGTCAACAGGGTTTCAGAAATGATTTTCAAGAGGCTATGGAACAAGTGGATCAAGCGTATCTCAATGAGATTTTGACATCTTCCAAGTCTCAAAATCTTGATGGAAAGGGAGATGTAAATGTACCTGACGAGGGCGTCACTTATGAAGACATAGAAAAGATGTCGACTAAACTGAACAAGGGAGACAAAGACTTCGATATGAATGTTATCACCCTATTTGTGCAATATCTAGTCCAAATGTGGGGCAATCAATTAAACAGCCGGTTGACTGCTGAAAAGATGAGCACAAAAGGAAAGATGAATAGCGCCACGTACGCTCAAACAAGAGAGTATTTAAAACCACTTCTgagaaaattgaagaataaatCTCTTCCAGAAGATATAACAGACAGTTTAACAGAAATTGTTAAGCATTTACTACAGCGAAACTACATATTggtacattttaattacatataaaatatgtatcctgtcagtgtaataaatataataataacaaatatctgTATCTGACAATATCAAATAGACATATCAAAGCAGTAATACCAAATTCTTATTTCAGGCTAGCGACGCTTATTTACAAATGGCAATAGGCAATTCTCCATGGCCTATTGGTGTTACTATGGTCGGTATCCATGCCC
This genomic window from Temnothorax longispinosus isolate EJ_2023e unplaced genomic scaffold, Tlon_JGU_v1 HiC_scaffold_51, whole genome shotgun sequence contains:
- the Prp18 gene encoding pre-mRNA-splicing factor 18, encoding MDILKAEIIKKRKELEESHVLENNKKYFKRSQLISKQQEVHETDKGNNEAVPSNVSQQSENHVTDSSSEHLLSRQEVIRRLRERGEPILLFGESEIEAFKRLRKCEILEPEVNKGFRNDFQEAMEQVDQAYLNEILTSSKSQNLDGKGDVNVPDEGVTYEDIEKMSTKLNKGDKDFDMNVITLFVQYLVQMWGNQLNSRLTAEKMSTKGKMNSATYAQTREYLKPLLRKLKNKSLPEDITDSLTEIVKHLLQRNYILASDAYLQMAIGNSPWPIGVTMVGIHARTGREKIFSKNVAHVMNDETQRKYIQALKRLMTKCQEYYPTDPSRCVEYSKN